Genomic DNA from Mixophyes fleayi isolate aMixFle1 chromosome 7, aMixFle1.hap1, whole genome shotgun sequence:
GATATTAAAAGATTGATTTAAAAATACTGGAAATTTTCCTGATTCAAAGAAAATGATTTACATTCACTGCTCTCCAAGTATTATATTATTACCCAATCTCCAGAGAATGTGGGGTCTCTGCTGCTTAGTTATTGGGGTTACAGCCGGGACACATTATTCCAGAGCATTTATTATGGGATAGGACCAAGAATACAGAAGCCAATCACAATAGTTACTGTTTGTTATGAAACTTTACCACTCTGACAGCTGGGAGTAGTTGTGTTTGGAAAAAGAAAATCTCTTTCTCCATTAACCATTCAGAATGCGGCTCAAACACCACTGACTTTTACTAACAAACTTTCTCCAGGATTAAAGTCTCAGTAATACATCTGAAATTTGCTAATCCTCTTTCCAGTTCCCTCTCTAACTCTAATCCTGAATATCTGCCAAACCCTCCAGAGGACTGAACACAACAAAAGGCAACACAGACGGTACCAACACCAGGAAAACATGTTTATATGAAATACTGCCAGTAATCCCGGAGCTTGTTACTGTTTGTTGATTTGTCCTGGACAGTGTGAAAAACAATTCTCTTACCCCATATATACAGCTGGGTGTAGTGTCTACGTCACTACCTCAGTAGCGGTTACTGTAACCTAATGCACGGTGCCAGTCTCAGTCAATGTTAGTGATCTATAGTGCGGTATGGAGAGGGTTGGGGGATATTAGTGGTCTATAGTGCAGGGAGGAGAGGGTTCGGGGAAGTTAGTGGTCTATAGTGCAGCGTGGAGAGGGTCGGGGGATGTTAGTGGTCTATAGTGAGGGGTGGAGAGGGTTGGGGGGTGTTAGTGGTCTATAGTGCAGGGAGGACAGGGTCGGGGGGTGTTAGTGGTCTATAGTGCAGGGAGGAGAGGGTCGGGGGGTGTTAGTGGTCTATAGTGCAGCGTGGAGAGGGTCGGGGGATGTTAGTGGTCTATAGTGAGGGGTGGAGAGGGTCGGGGGATGTTAGTGGTCTATAGTGCAGGGAGGAGAGGGTTGGGGGGTGTTAGTGGTCTATAGTGCAGGGAGGAGAGGGTCGGGGGATGTTAGTGGTCTATAGTGCAGGGAGGAGAGGGTTGGGGGGTGTTAGTGGTCTATAGTGCAGGGAGGAGAGGGTCGGGGGATGTTAGTGGTCTATAGTGCAGGGAGGAGAGGGTTGGGGGGTGTTAGTGGTCTATAGTGCAGGGAGGAGAGGGTTGGGGGATATTAGTGGTCTATAGTGAGGGGTGGAGAGGGTTGGGGGGTGTTAGTGGTCTATAGTGCAGTGTGGAGAGGGTCGGGGGATGTTAGTGGTCTATAGTGCGGTATGGAGGGTCGGGGGATATTAGCGGTCTATAGTTCAGTGTGGAGAGGGTTGGGAGGTGTTAGTGGTCTATAGTGCAGTGAGGAGAGGATTGGGGGATATTAGTGGTCTATAATGCAGTGTGAAGAGGGTTGTGGGGATGTTAGTGGTCTATAGTGCAGTGAGGAGAGGGTCTGCGGATGTTAGTGGTCTATAGTGCAGTGTGGAGAGGGTTGGGGGGTGTTAGTGGTCTATAGTGCAGTGAGGAGAGGGTCGGGGGGTGTTAGTGGTCTATAGTGCGGCGTGGAGAGGGTCGGGGGATGTTAGTGGTCTATAGTGTGGGGTGGAGAGGGTCGAGGGATATTAGTGGTCTGTAGTGCAGTGTGGAGAGGGTCGGGGGATGTTAGTGGTCTATAGTGCAGTGTGGAGAGGGTTGGGGGATATAAGTGGTCTATAGTGGGGGGTGGAGAGGGTTGGGGGATATTAGTGGTCTATAGTGCAGTGTGGAGAGGGTCGGGGGATATTGGTGGTCTATAGTGCAGGGAGGAGAGGGTCGGGGGTTTTAGTGGTCTATAGTGTGGGGAGGAGAGGGTTGAGGGATATTAGTGGTCTGTAGTGCAGTGTGGAGAGGGTCGGGGGATGTTAGTGGTCTATAGTGCAGTGTGGTGAGGGTCGGGGGATAGAAGTGGTCTATAGTGTGGGGTGGAGAGGGTTGGGGGATATTAGTGGTCTATAGTGCGGTGTGGAGAGGGTTGGGGGAGATTGGTGGTCTATAGTGCAGGGAGGAGAAGGTCGGGGGTGTTAGTGGTCTATAGTGCGGTGTGGAGAGGGTTGGGGGATATTAGTGGTCTATAGTGTAGTGTGGAGAGGGTTGGGGGATATTAGTGGTCTATAGTGCAGTGTGGAGAGGGTCGGGGGAGATTGGTGGTCTATAGTGTAGTGTGGAGAGGGTTGGGGGATATTAGTGGTCTATAGTGCAGTGTGGAGACGGTCGGGGGTGTTAGTGGTCTATAGTGTGGGGTGGAGAGGGTTGGGGGATATTAGTGGTCTATAGTGCAGTGTGGAGAGGGTCGGGGGAGATTGGTGGTCTATAGTGCAGTGTGGAGAGGGTCAGAGGATGTTAGTGGTCTATAGTGCAGTGAGAAGAGGGTCGAGGGATATTAGTGGTCTGTAGTGCAGTGTGGAGAGGGTCGGGGATGTTAGTGGTCTATAGTGCAGTGTGGAGAGGGTCGGAGGATTTAAGTGGTCTATAGTGCAGTGTGGAGAGGGTCGGGGATGTTAGTGGGCTATAGTGCAGTGAGAAGAGGAGAGGGGGATGTTAGTGGTCTATAGTGCAGTGAGGAGAGGGTCGTGGGATGTTAGTGGTCTATAGTGCAGTGTGGAGAGGGTCGGGGGATGTTAGTGGTCTATAGTGCAGTGAGGAGGTGGTCAGGGGATGTTAGTGGTCTATAGTGCAGTGTGGAGAGGGTTGGGGGATGTTAGTAGTCTATAGTGCAGTGTGGAGGGGGTCGGAGGATGTTAGTGGTCTATAGTGCAGTGAGGACGGGGTTGGGGGATGTTAGTGGTCTATAGTGCAGTGTGGAgagggttcatcatcatcatcaacatttatttatatagcgccagcaaattccgtagcgctttacaattgggaacaaacattaataagacaatactgggtaatacatactgacagagaggtaagagaaccctgctcgaaagcttacaatctataggacaatgggagttagaaacacaggggcatgtgctacatcatattgcacaatggaccagccagactgcaaaggtaaaagtactgagtgggctgtgtgtgttgcaatgttggtcagaaggttgttgccttgcgttagttgtgtagaggatggcaatagggtagtctagggaaattaagatgatggttgaggaatctcataaccttgtctgaagaggtgggttttcagtgaacgcttgaaggtttgaagactagaggaaagtcttattgtgtgtgggagggaattccacaacgtgggtgcagcccggaaaaaatcctgtaaccgagaatgggaggatgtgataagagtggaggagagacgtagatcttgtgcagaacggaggtgttgggGTCTATTAGTGGTCTATAGTGCAGTGAGGAGAGGGTCGGGGGATGTTAGTGGTCTATAGTGCAGTGTGGAGAGGGTCGGAGGATTTAAGTGGTCTATAGTGCAGTGTGGAGAGGGTCGGGGATGTTAGTGGTCTATAGTGCAGTGTGGAGAGGGTCGGGGATGTTAGTGGTCTATAGTGCAGTGTGGAGAGGGTCGGGGGATGTTAGTGGTCTATAGTGCAGTGAGAAGAGGAGAGGGGGAAGTTATTGGTCTATAGTGCTGTGTGGAGAGGGTCAGGGGATGTTATTGGTCTATAGTGCAGTGTGGAGAGGGTCAGGGGATGTTATTGGTCTACAGTGTGGGGTAGAGGGGGTCGGAGGATTTAAGTGGTCTATAGTGCAGTGCAGTGTGGAGAGGGTCGGGGGATGTTAGTGGTCTATAGTGCAGTGTGGAGAGGGTCAGGGGATGTTAGTGGTCTATAGTGGGGGGTGGAGAGGGTTGGGGGATATTAGTGGTCTATAGTGCAGTGTGGAgagggttcatcatcatcatcaacatttatttatatagcgccagcaaattccgtagcgctttacaattgggaacaaacattaataagacaatactgggtaatacatactgacagagaggtaagagaaccctgctcgaaagcttacaatctataggacaatgggagttagaaacacaggggcatgtgctacatcatattgcacaatggaccagccagactgcaaaggtaaaagtattgagtgggctgtgtgttgcaatgttggtcagaaggttgttgccttgcgttagctgtgtagaggatgataatagggtaatctagggaaattaagatgatggttgaggaatctcataaccttgtctgaagaggtgggttttcagtgaacgcttgaaggtttgaagactagaggaaagtcttattgtgcgtgggagggaattccacaacgtgggtgcagcccggaaaaaatcctgtaaccgagaatgggaggatgtgatgagagtggaggagagacgtagatcttgtgcagaacggaggtgttgggGTCTATTAGTGGTCTATAGTGCAGTGAGGAGAGGGTCGGGGGATGTTAGTGGTCTATAGTGCAGTGTGGAGAGGGTCGGAGGATTTAAGTGGTCTATAGTGCAGTGTGGAGAGGGTCGGAGGATTTAAGTGGTCTATAGTGCAGTGTGGAGAGGGTCGGGGGATGTTAGTGGTCTATAGTGCAGTGAGAAGAGGAGAGGGGGATGTTATTGGTCTATAGTGCTGTGTGGAGAGGGTCAGGGGATGTTAGTGGTCTATAGTGCAGTGTGGAGAGGGTCAGGGGATGTTAGTGGTCTATAGTGGGGGGTGGAGAGGGTCGGAGGATTTAAGTGGTCTATAGTGCAGTGTGGAGAGGGTCAGGGGATGTTAGTGGTCTATAGTGCAGTGAGAAGAGGAGAGGGGGATGTTAGTGGGGTCCTTATTTGTTTAGTTACTTGGGGTCCTTCCAAGTTGCTGAAGGGAGTGTAGCCACaacaggttggtggctcctcccactacacagtcaGACGAGGGTCCATAGGCAATCCCGGGCCCCGAAACATTGTACCTGCCCCCCCACCCCTCGGCTCCCCTGCGTGTAAgtgatatagtagtatttatacaTGGTACATCGAAGTGTTGTAACATGAAGAGATTATGGTAGTGAACATTATAACGATGGACAGTCAAAACCCAAGGAATAGTAAATGATGTGCACTTGTGATTGTTTAGAGTTTAAAACATTACAATCTAAAGGTAATGTTTTCCTTGCAGTTGCAGAAGACCACGCGGCCTCAGCTCAGTTCTCGGATGTTCTTTGTGACATTCCTGCGTGTTATGATTTCACTTAGTGCCGGAACAGCCATAGTCCTGTCATCTATCTCTGTGTGTGACGGTCAGTGGCTCTCAGCGCCTGGTGAACAACTTTTCGGAGTGTGGGACACGTGCAGGAAGGACGCTGAGCCACAATGCAGCCTGGAGTTGGCCAAGTTGAGCAGAGTGATGGTCGTGGTCCGCACAACCGTGACCTTGGCTGTAGTTCTGGCAATTTTCGGACTTGAGTTGCTGATGGTTTCTCAGCTCTGTGATGATGGTCATTCCCACAAGAAGTGGAATATGGGCTCGGTGATGCTTTTGGtctctttcttcctctcctcTACAGGGACCCTGACCTATGTCTTCTTCCTGAACGACTACGCCATCCATAGCACGTTCACACTGACCTTCTGGTGCCAGTTCCTTGGAGTTTTCCTCTTCTTCCTGAATGGGGCCAGTGGACTTTACTTCAACCATCTTATTGCATGAGCTCTGCAAGTTGTATAAGCCCAGAGCTTTGCGGCAAGAGACACTGCTTAAGCCCCATCCACCTCCTTCTTTTCTGCCGTTCACACAGGACACGTGTCGCTGGGAATACGAGAGCGAGGAGCGGAGGGCGTCTGACAAGGAGAACACATTACGCTCATAATAACTCTCGTCCTGGGTGTTATAGAACGTTCTAAAGTAGAAGATCCCACAGATCCCAGTTTGATAAGTGTTGCTCTCCAGCAATATACAGCACAATAACTGAAATGTGGCCTTAGGAACaaattggcactttataaatatacaatctttaattttgaatttttttatggaTTTTAATGTTGAAATTTGATAATTGATCCGAAATCCAAGATCACTCCATTAACTACAACATAATGTAATACAATGTTCTGTAAGAGTCCAGCATATACATAATGTAATACTATGTACAGCAGAATATATATTTGATAATGTTGTAGAAGTAGATTTACTCAGCAATCAGTCTGTGATTATCCGCTGAACTCTCTGTTCCATTATTGTATTGTTACTTGTAGCGTGATTGTATTTACAGAGGTAGTATAACATCTATGGGGCATTTGGATGAGTGGACAGGGGCATATATTAGGTCTGCGGCCTCCGATTGGGTGGTATCACCCTCATATCACTTACGAGGGTGATAAATTTACACCCAGCTCCTTCTGCAGCCTCAGTACTGACTGCCGACTGTGGGCGCAAATGAAGATAAACTTCTCCGATGTTCTATATGGAATAATGCACTCTCTATTGTACattatatggatattaaaagtcaccaaGTAGTTTTCTGTCCATAATAAACCGTGAGGCTGTCGGCCGACCACAGACATCCAAGTGGTGAATATTCCGGGGCGTCTGTTGTGTGTCGCTGTCTTTCCCCTCCGTTTCTGTAATACAGAACAGTCCCAACATTGAGGATTGGCAGGTCGGCTGTGAgtgagaggaccaatcagaagcctcaTTGTCCGTGATACCGACTTCTGGTTGGTCTTCCGGGctcagacaccccccccccccacacacactggaACACCCATAGTCCGCGGATCTCGCCCCAGTTTCCGTCCAGCTTGTGAGACTATTCACGGAGAGTTGGGAACAAGGGGCAGGTGGGTAACATTGAGAGAATAGGTGGTAACGCAGCTTTAAGTTCTAATTAGTTTTATGAGACTTTCTTCCTAGTTCAGAGGAGGATTACACAGTAGACAACACGCAATTATCATAAATATCTGGGAAGACTGAGCCCTGATAACTCTCTGTCTAATAagaataaatgtgtttcattagCTGTAAGTTTCTTATTTATTATCCAGTATTGAAATATTTCAGAATTGATTCTGCGGAATGAGACAAACTTGGGTGGAATTGGGAAAAGTTCTGTAAATGTCATTTAAAGTCAACAGATCAAGACGGACATTTCCTGCTTTATTTACAGGAGAAACATGATTTTCACATATTAAAGTTACGTTTCTTCTAATACAGATTTCTCAGCATTCACAAGACTTTATGAAATGACacagaatataaataatataatgctGCAACCACCCAGACTGTGTATGACATAACATACACTACGTGGACACATCACACTTATATTTGCTTGTTGAAAAGCTCATTACAAATCCGTGGCCATTAATATGGcgttgcccccccctccccctttgctGCGGTAACAGCCCCAGTTTTCCGCTAGATTCTGCTACTTGGCTGCTGGGATTTGCATGAATTCAGCAATAAGATCGTTAGTGAAGTTGGCATTGATGTTGGGCGATAAGACCAGTTCATCACAATGGCGTAACTCCCAACATTTAGATACCGAAAGTGGGACAAAGTAACCCCCGCACTCATTCTGCCCAAACGCTGCCCACAAATGATCATATTTGGGCAAAACCCCACCCACTTTCTGgtttaagccccgcctccttTCTGgtttaagccctgccccctttccTGCATTTTCCCCCACGGGGCCGACCCTATAGTGGGCTCACCCAGGACTAATATTTGGGAGCCACTGGGGGTCCACAGGTTTGGTCACCTAATTCATTACGCTGAGACCACCTGGACTGTGCACAATTTTAAATAACATATTAAGGTAATTCTCTGGCATGTTATTCATTTATGAATCCCCCATTTACTTTTGACTTTTGTCCCTGTTTTTCCACACAAGATAATCTGACCACACGTTATAATCCAATCAGATCTGTAAACAATAAGGTCAAACAGAGGGATAATCTGGACGGACCCAATATGACCTACACCAATGGGGATCATTGTCCTGATTTTTCATCTTGATGGATCAGGCCACGCGCTGGTCTGTGATCGGTAAAATCGACCAAACTGACCAACCACATTCTCATTGTGTACGTGGAAGATAAGCGATGTGAGACGTAATCTGCAGACACACAGGAATCACCATTTGCATTAAAATGGAGTAAACGACACTTAAAAAGTTACTTTAGATGTTTGTTATATTCTATGAAAAGACACTTTACAGTTATTCTTCAATGTTAATGAGGCGAAGTGGGCGGGGTTTACATTAAACGTCCCCGTT
This window encodes:
- the TMEM37 gene encoding voltage-dependent calcium channel gamma-like subunit; the protein is MTAIGVQLQKTTRPQLSSRMFFVTFLRVMISLSAGTAIVLSSISVCDGQWLSAPGEQLFGVWDTCRKDAEPQCSLELAKLSRVMVVVRTTVTLAVVLAIFGLELLMVSQLCDDGHSHKKWNMGSVMLLVSFFLSSTGTLTYVFFLNDYAIHSTFTLTFWCQFLGVFLFFLNGASGLYFNHLIA